The Humulus lupulus chromosome 4, drHumLupu1.1, whole genome shotgun sequence genome has a window encoding:
- the LOC133830070 gene encoding exocyst complex component EXO70B1, protein MTTTTTSIGGGAAGEDRVLATAQQIVKRLNPSKEVREDMLLILQSFDNRLSNIGDLINGEDARTEDRFEVAEKVIHRWDSNSEASRHSIPWEDSPDEAAEYLSAVDEILNLMDGLSIQSSNEFVDRAENAVQLAMSRLEDEFRHILIRNTVPLDAERLYGSIRRVSLSFASNDGEIDDEFESFGEDDRDATGRFHERGASLGDDLCVDLINPDAVVELKEIADRMIRSGYEKECVQVYSTVRRDALDESLVILGVEKLSIEEVQKIEWKILDEKMKKWIQAVKIGVRVLLTGERKLCDQIFSGSEETKDICFNETAKGCVMQLLNFGEAVAIGKRSPEKLFRILDMYDALDDVLPDLEIMVTDEFGVGEARGVLGALGDAARGTFCEFENAVQNEASRKPMLSGEIHPLARYVMNYVRLLVDYSKTLNFLLEDADDDGFTNDDAENGLELENVSPIARRLLLLITTLESNLDEKSKLYEDGAMRYIFLMNNILYIVQKVKDSDLGRLLGDRWVRKRRGQVRQYATSYLRASWSKTLSCLKDEGIGGSSSNASKVALKERFKSFNACFEDIYRIQTAWKVPDSQLREELRISISEKVIPAYRSFMGRFGSQLEGGRHAGKYIKYTPDDLENYLLDLFEGTPCVLHHLRRKST, encoded by the coding sequence ATGACCACGACGACCACCAGTATTGGCGGCGGTGCCGCCGGTGAGGACAGAGTCTTGGCCACGGCTCAGCAGATCGTGAAGAGGCTCAATCCGTCTAAGGAGGTAAGGGAAGACATGCTTTTAATCTTGCAAAGCTTTGATAACCGGCTTTCGAACATCGGTGATTTGATCAACGGTGAGGATGCGAGGACTGAAGATCGATTCGAAGTCGCCGAGAAGGTGATTCACCGGTGGGATTCGAATTCGGAAGCTTCCAGGCACTCGATCCCTTGGGAAGACTCTCCGGATGAGGCTGCCGAGTACTTATCGGCGGTCGATGAGATACTGAACCTGATGGATGGTCTTTCGATCCAGTCCAGTAACGAGTTCGTGGACCGGGCCGAGAACGCAGTTCAGCTCGCGATGTCGAGGCTCGAGGACGAGTTTCGCCATATCTTGATTCGGAACACGGTTCCTTTAGATGCTGAGCGGCTGTACGGTTCGATCCGGAGGGTTTCGTTGTCGTTTGCCTCGAACGACGGCGAAATCGATGATGAGTTCGAGAGCTTTGGGGAAGACGACCGTGACGCCACTGGGCGGTTTCATGAGAGAGGAGCCAGCTTGGGAGACGACTTGTGCGTTGATTTGATTAATCCTGATGCAGTTGTTGAGCTTAAGGAGATTGCTGATCGGATGATTAGGTCTGGGTATGAgaaggagtgtgttcaggtctaTAGTACCGTCCGCCGTGACGCCTTGGACGAGAGCCTTGTGATTCTCGGTGTTGAGAAGCTTAGTATTGAGGAGGTGCAGAAAATTGAGTGGAAGATTTTGGATGAGAAGATGAAGAAATGGATTCAAGCTGTGAAGATTGGTGTTAGGGTTCTCTTAACTGGGGAGAGAAAGCTTTGTGACCAGATTTTCAGTGGTTCTGAGGAGACTAAGGACATTTGCTTCAATGAAACTGCAAAAGGGTGTGTGATGCAGTTGTTGAATTTCGGTGAGGCAGTAGCGATTGGGAAGAGGTCGCCGGAGAAGCTGTTTAGAATATTGGACATGTATGATGCTTTGGATGATGTTTTGCCAGACTTGGAGATAATGGTGACTGATGAATTTGGAGTTGGCGAGGCTAGAGGAGTGTTGGGGGCACTTGGTGATGCTGCAAGAGGGACCTTTTGTGAGTTTGAGAATGCTGTTCAGAATGAGGCTTCTAGGAAGCCCATGCTGAGTGGGGAGATTCACCCTTTGGCTCGTTATGTGATGAACTATGTGAGACTCCTTGTCGATTATAGTAAGACTCTGAACTTTCTCTTAGAGGATGCAGATGATGATGGGTTTACCAATGATGATGCTGAGAATGGATTGGAGTTAGAAAATGTGTCTCCTATAGCTCGTCGATTGTTGTTGTTGATAACCACACTGGAGTCTAATCTAGACGAAAAATCAAAACTTTACGAGGATGGTGCTATGAGATATATATTCCTGATGAACAACATTCTTTATATAGTGCAGAAAGTGAAAGATTCTGATCTGGGAAGGCTTTTGGGAGACCGCTGGGTTCGCAAGCGACGTGGGCAGGTCCGCCAGTATGCTACAAGTTATCTTAGAGCTTCTTGGAGTAAGACATTGTCTTGTTTGAAAGATGAAGGGATTGGTGGGAGCTCAAGTAATGCCTCCAAGGTTGCTTTGAAGGAAAGGTTTAAGAGTTTCAATGCTTGTTTCGAAGATATTTATAGAATTCAGACAGCTTGGAAGGTTCCAGATTCTCAGCTTCGAGAAGAGCTTCGAATATCTATTTCGGAGAAGGTTATTCCGGCTTACCGTTCCTTTATGGGGCGGTTTGGAAGTCAGCTGGAAGGTGGAAGGCATGCTGGGAAGTACATAAAGTATACACCTGATGATTTAGAGAACTATTTGTTGGATTTGTTTGAAGGAACACCTTGTGTTCTTCACCATCTGAGAAGAAAAAGTACATAG